A single genomic interval of Granulicella tundricola MP5ACTX9 harbors:
- a CDS encoding cellulose synthase subunit BcsC-related outer membrane protein codes for MRTANSIHTATPVPCGSMNIPMKSASSFRFWAPVVLLGAASIAPISAVAFGQANQSATQSLLDRAHGFEARGRSDMAAQIWQQVLLVDPNNTQALAGLARAAKLKGDLQVSANYVSRLRSLSPNDPAIAEVESMQTQQNKNTVLREAGHLAEQGEYAKSLELYRQAYGNNPPPGEGAVGYYETESALEDRRGDAIAGLRRLVAQNPQDTHYQVALGRILTYDPRTRAEGRRLLEAHPYDPGAVDALRQSLLWDAKNPASAAQIRAYLSSHHDEQLFDALRDAPKYGGGGRGRPLTPEQRAEQALDRTRTREDRSAYRALNQKHLPEAERLFKEILAKHPEEANALAGMGYVRMAQANFAGAITYFSQAQQDGSKDPRIEGALRTSRFWNTMAEGALDLNDGNLPGAEKNYRAALVMWPNRPEALEGLGGTLLRAQQPAAALTIFVQYVKVAPAAPHAWRGLFLAEMGLGDATKALQIEHDLPPTVRAELSHDPLFLRQLSSAYAAVGRDGDAARVLKAALDLPFSVDQKGLEADEQIQYAGLLQEANHLQQAAGLYRQVLAKHPNNTEAWEGLVRVEHAQDHDEEALRTLESIPQASYAVAIKDPGFESTMASIYQSQKRYDVAQKILEDAIAQETAAGQKPSVAVQIQLAGIYLLRNNPQQAYPIYHQILTENPDRLAAWNGLLSSLHQSGRDKEALSEVRQIPAKTRATLEQDVSYLQTVGAIYTALGDPKDAEIFLRRVQHHYAEQRALAPADVDIQNAWLLYNGMNDAGLYRQLMVLGDRNDLTEVQRRTVQTIWTNWAVRRANQSSAAGNDHRALAILNATARAFPDNPEVIKALANGYSHAGMTKQAVMIWKAQDLNNASSADYQAAIGAALAAQDLGNAEKWLRFALNLYPTDSHILVLAAKFEEARGDTNRAADYYKASLEAMPAVDPGAELATELSRPVPIAAVGLPNPNSQDLAGLLAPNGTDQNVSQGGGAVDTAPYLPGYGNLSGPAPVPLGGMDDAPSMPSTPPSDYGNGRPAVPSYMTAPRKTAPADGSKPRLKDYVPQASSEAPVPMDGTETPRIQYASNESATKMVLMPAVYQPQQISREAEQRPVLRYASYEVPQQQSAPAQSTQTTQTQTGMQPPPATGDQGYGTYVPYKAPAATQTQAPPPQQSAPPVQQQVGTPTAPADERFGPYVPYKAPAPTAVQLGTPEPAGATTSQPQVTDVLPTSHQTPAARTTRNARRRQAAPANATGQSVPPPAGNYGQPSGDQVAQPGTSGRQLTYPEPTNAGGQFPQQTGGSDGQQYPQPNTAGTEVYRGRLHGRRRPATTAAKAAPPAEQPAYQGLNYPGIGQPLSYQPYPLIGPGYPLGVPPSDGDLLERELPPLRGPYYHGEALKPELTEREQAELALNTLEGSYSGWLGGTGSARYRSGTPGVDRLTDLTATFEATQTIGNNVRLSIVPKAVFLNSGTLDTANFTTTNPVLGTLPGNAVNPPQQQFANGVGGELQLSTRTFAAAVGYTPYEFLVRNVTARVLWAPTRHFTLFGDRSPVTQTQLSYAGLRDPGSATPIFAGNVWGGVISTGGGARLDFGNEKAGFYITADGADLTGVHVLENTTFEGSMGAYFLAHTFPGYGRLNIGASMFGMHYAHNERIETYGQGGYFSPDAYFLASVPITWAGRYGSNFHYTVAGSLGVQTFQEDNAPYFPLDKTLQNALTCTLGQLTTRTGCIIPQNSNTGGNYSINAEGAYKISEHWFGGGFLSANNTNDYNTVTGGFFVRYLFRPQYGADDYPTGLFPVEGFRPLRVP; via the coding sequence ATGAGGACAGCTAACAGCATCCATACTGCAACTCCGGTGCCTTGCGGCTCGATGAATATACCTATGAAGAGTGCTTCCTCATTTCGCTTCTGGGCGCCAGTAGTTTTACTTGGCGCTGCCTCGATTGCTCCAATCTCTGCCGTCGCCTTTGGTCAGGCGAATCAATCTGCTACACAATCATTGCTGGACCGGGCGCATGGTTTTGAGGCTCGGGGACGCAGCGATATGGCGGCGCAGATCTGGCAGCAGGTGCTGCTGGTCGACCCCAACAACACGCAGGCGCTGGCTGGACTGGCGCGTGCGGCGAAGTTGAAGGGCGATCTCCAGGTTTCAGCCAACTATGTTTCTCGTCTGCGCTCGCTCAGCCCGAACGACCCTGCGATTGCAGAGGTTGAGTCGATGCAGACGCAGCAGAACAAGAACACGGTTCTGCGCGAGGCCGGACATCTGGCGGAGCAGGGCGAGTATGCAAAGTCGCTGGAGCTCTACCGGCAGGCTTACGGGAATAATCCTCCTCCGGGCGAGGGTGCGGTTGGCTACTATGAGACCGAGTCGGCGCTGGAAGACCGGCGGGGCGATGCGATTGCAGGGCTGCGTCGGCTGGTCGCGCAGAATCCGCAGGATACGCATTATCAGGTCGCGCTGGGACGCATCCTGACTTATGACCCGAGGACGCGCGCTGAAGGGCGGCGGTTGCTCGAAGCTCATCCTTATGATCCAGGGGCGGTCGATGCGCTGCGACAGTCGCTGCTTTGGGATGCGAAGAATCCTGCCTCCGCGGCACAGATACGGGCTTATCTTTCAAGCCATCACGATGAGCAGTTGTTCGATGCGCTGCGGGATGCTCCGAAGTACGGTGGTGGTGGCCGTGGACGGCCTTTGACGCCCGAACAGCGGGCCGAGCAGGCGCTGGACCGGACGCGGACGCGTGAGGATCGGTCGGCTTACCGGGCTCTGAATCAGAAGCATCTGCCTGAGGCCGAGCGGCTGTTCAAAGAAATTCTGGCAAAGCATCCTGAAGAAGCGAACGCGCTTGCAGGCATGGGTTATGTCCGCATGGCGCAGGCGAACTTTGCTGGGGCGATCACTTATTTTTCGCAGGCGCAACAGGATGGCTCCAAGGACCCGCGGATCGAAGGGGCGCTGCGGACTTCGCGCTTCTGGAACACGATGGCTGAGGGCGCGCTCGATCTGAACGACGGCAATTTGCCGGGCGCCGAGAAGAACTATCGCGCGGCGCTGGTGATGTGGCCGAATCGTCCGGAGGCTCTGGAAGGCCTGGGCGGAACGCTGCTGCGGGCACAGCAGCCAGCTGCTGCTCTTACGATTTTTGTGCAGTATGTGAAGGTGGCCCCTGCGGCTCCTCATGCGTGGCGCGGATTGTTCCTTGCCGAGATGGGCCTGGGCGATGCGACGAAGGCTCTGCAGATCGAGCATGATCTGCCGCCGACGGTGCGGGCTGAGCTTTCGCACGATCCATTGTTCCTGCGTCAGCTTTCTTCCGCTTATGCGGCGGTGGGCCGGGATGGGGATGCTGCGCGCGTGTTGAAGGCGGCGCTGGATCTTCCGTTCTCCGTGGATCAAAAAGGGTTGGAGGCCGACGAGCAGATTCAGTATGCGGGGTTGCTGCAGGAGGCGAATCATCTGCAGCAGGCGGCGGGGCTCTACCGCCAGGTTCTGGCGAAGCACCCGAACAATACCGAGGCCTGGGAAGGTCTGGTTCGCGTCGAGCACGCACAGGATCACGATGAAGAGGCTCTGAGGACTCTGGAGAGCATTCCGCAGGCTAGCTATGCGGTTGCGATCAAAGACCCGGGGTTTGAGTCGACGATGGCTTCGATTTATCAGAGCCAGAAGCGGTATGACGTCGCGCAGAAGATTTTGGAAGACGCGATTGCACAGGAGACGGCCGCAGGGCAGAAGCCTTCGGTGGCGGTCCAGATTCAACTGGCTGGGATCTATCTGCTGAGGAACAATCCGCAGCAGGCTTATCCGATCTACCACCAGATTCTGACCGAGAATCCAGACCGGCTCGCCGCCTGGAATGGGTTGCTATCGTCCCTGCACCAGTCCGGACGGGATAAGGAAGCGTTGTCCGAGGTTCGGCAGATTCCGGCGAAGACCCGTGCCACGCTGGAGCAGGATGTCAGCTATCTGCAGACCGTGGGCGCGATCTATACCGCGCTGGGCGATCCAAAGGATGCCGAGATCTTCCTGCGGCGCGTGCAACATCACTATGCGGAGCAGCGTGCGCTGGCACCCGCGGATGTCGACATCCAGAACGCGTGGCTGCTTTATAACGGCATGAACGATGCCGGGCTGTATCGGCAGTTGATGGTCCTGGGCGACCGCAACGATCTGACCGAGGTGCAGCGGCGCACGGTCCAGACGATCTGGACGAACTGGGCGGTACGGCGTGCGAACCAGTCTTCTGCGGCGGGCAACGATCATCGTGCGCTGGCGATCCTGAATGCGACTGCGCGTGCCTTCCCAGACAATCCTGAGGTGATCAAGGCTCTGGCGAACGGCTACTCGCATGCCGGGATGACGAAGCAAGCGGTGATGATCTGGAAGGCGCAGGATCTGAACAATGCGTCTTCCGCGGACTACCAGGCTGCGATTGGCGCGGCGCTGGCGGCGCAGGATCTGGGCAATGCGGAGAAGTGGCTGCGGTTCGCGCTGAACTTGTATCCGACGGACTCGCACATCCTTGTGCTGGCGGCTAAGTTTGAAGAGGCTCGCGGCGACACGAATCGGGCTGCGGACTACTACAAGGCTTCTCTGGAAGCGATGCCGGCGGTGGACCCGGGTGCTGAGCTTGCGACTGAACTGAGCCGGCCGGTGCCGATTGCGGCGGTCGGGCTGCCGAATCCGAACTCGCAGGATCTGGCCGGGCTGCTGGCTCCCAATGGGACAGATCAGAATGTGTCGCAGGGGGGTGGGGCGGTCGATACGGCTCCTTACCTGCCGGGGTACGGCAATCTGTCCGGGCCCGCGCCGGTGCCGTTGGGCGGTATGGACGATGCGCCCAGCATGCCGAGCACGCCTCCTTCCGACTATGGGAATGGGCGTCCTGCCGTTCCGTCTTACATGACGGCTCCGCGGAAGACTGCGCCGGCTGACGGATCGAAGCCGAGGCTGAAGGACTATGTTCCGCAGGCCTCTTCCGAAGCACCTGTGCCGATGGACGGCACCGAGACACCAAGGATTCAGTACGCGTCCAATGAAAGCGCCACAAAGATGGTTTTGATGCCGGCGGTGTACCAGCCACAACAGATATCGCGTGAGGCGGAGCAGCGGCCCGTACTCCGGTATGCGTCGTATGAGGTTCCACAGCAGCAGTCCGCGCCGGCGCAGTCCACCCAGACAACGCAGACCCAGACGGGCATGCAGCCGCCCCCGGCGACCGGGGACCAGGGGTACGGGACCTATGTACCTTATAAGGCTCCCGCGGCGACTCAGACTCAGGCACCGCCGCCTCAACAGAGTGCGCCGCCGGTGCAGCAGCAGGTAGGGACGCCCACCGCTCCGGCAGACGAGAGGTTTGGACCGTATGTGCCTTATAAGGCTCCAGCACCGACCGCAGTGCAGCTTGGAACTCCCGAGCCTGCGGGTGCAACGACTTCGCAGCCCCAAGTGACGGACGTACTGCCGACCTCGCACCAGACTCCGGCCGCACGTACGACGCGTAATGCACGGAGACGGCAGGCGGCTCCGGCGAATGCCACCGGTCAGAGTGTTCCTCCTCCCGCAGGTAACTACGGGCAGCCGAGCGGCGATCAGGTTGCGCAGCCTGGAACTTCCGGGCGTCAGCTGACCTATCCTGAGCCTACGAATGCCGGCGGACAGTTTCCGCAGCAGACGGGTGGGAGCGACGGACAGCAGTATCCTCAGCCGAACACGGCTGGTACGGAGGTCTATCGGGGCAGACTTCATGGACGTCGCCGGCCGGCAACCACCGCAGCTAAGGCTGCGCCACCGGCTGAGCAGCCTGCTTACCAGGGGCTGAACTATCCGGGGATCGGGCAGCCGTTGAGCTATCAGCCGTATCCGTTGATTGGGCCGGGGTATCCGCTGGGCGTTCCGCCATCTGACGGAGATCTGCTGGAGCGGGAGCTTCCTCCGCTGCGTGGACCTTACTACCACGGTGAAGCCTTGAAGCCGGAGCTTACCGAACGGGAGCAGGCTGAGCTTGCCTTGAATACGCTGGAGGGGTCTTACAGCGGATGGCTGGGCGGGACCGGGAGTGCGCGGTATCGGAGCGGAACTCCGGGTGTGGACCGGTTGACCGATCTTACGGCGACCTTTGAGGCGACGCAGACGATTGGGAATAACGTTCGGCTGTCGATTGTGCCGAAGGCTGTGTTCCTGAACTCGGGCACGCTGGATACGGCCAACTTTACGACGACGAATCCTGTGCTGGGCACACTGCCGGGCAATGCGGTCAATCCGCCGCAGCAGCAGTTTGCAAATGGCGTGGGCGGAGAGCTTCAGCTTTCGACGCGGACGTTTGCGGCGGCGGTGGGGTACACCCCGTATGAGTTCCTGGTGCGCAACGTGACGGCTCGTGTGCTTTGGGCCCCCACGCGGCACTTCACGCTCTTCGGCGATCGCTCGCCGGTGACGCAGACGCAGCTTTCGTATGCGGGTCTGCGCGATCCGGGATCGGCTACACCCATCTTCGCGGGTAATGTCTGGGGCGGTGTGATCTCGACCGGTGGGGGAGCGCGACTGGACTTCGGCAATGAGAAGGCCGGGTTTTACATTACGGCGGACGGGGCTGACCTGACCGGTGTGCATGTGCTCGAGAACACTACGTTTGAGGGGTCGATGGGGGCTTACTTCCTGGCCCACACGTTCCCGGGGTATGGGCGATTGAATATTGGGGCCTCGATGTTCGGGATGCACTATGCGCATAATGAGCGGATCGAGACTTATGGGCAGGGCGGGTACTTCAGCCCGGATGCTTACTTCCTGGCTTCGGTGCCGATTACGTGGGCAGGACGGTATGGCAGCAACTTCCACTACACCGTCGCGGGTTCGCTGGGCGTGCAGACGTTCCAGGAGGACAATGCGCCTTACTTCCCGCTGGATAAGACACTCCAGAATGCGCTGACCTGCACGCTTGGGCAACTGACGACGCGTACCGGTTGCATCATCCCGCAGAACAGCAACACGGGCGGCAACTACTCGATCAATGCTGAGGGGGCGTACAAGATCTCCGAGCATTGGTTCGGCGGCGGCTTCCTTTCCGCGAACAATACGAATGACTACAACACGGTGACCGGGGGCTTCTTTGTGCGGTACCTGTTCCGTCCGCAGTATGGCGCGGACGACTATCCGACGGGGCTGTTTCCGGTTGAGGGTTTCCGTCCGTTGCGGGTTCCGTAG
- the bcsZ gene encoding cellulose synthase complex periplasmic endoglucanase BcsZ: MLTLFSSKNWSGAGQRKTLSGIAALAVMLTGVQACRAQKPWPLWDAYAKRFLDDQGRVIDRSAGDRTTSEGEAYSMFFSLVDNDRPRFDKLLNWTVANLAGGDLTLRLPAWSWGKNAAGEWKTIDSNSAADADLWMAYTLLEAGRLWKEPRYETLGRLMATRIAKEEVVVVPELGTVLAPGPKGFHPDDQTWLVNPSYMPPPVLVGLAKRAPNGPWKAIAKTLPAVTGGAISHQFAMDWVSAGSAGIHPSAPPSQPTTGTQQTQASGSYDAIRVYLWLGIAEPGTAGLHNLLGRVSGMGGYLGTATTPPLEVSPEGTVVRSDAPVGFSAAMIPYLSSIGAKAAAKTQADRLVATKDPESGLYGRTMEYYDQNLALFSTGWSEHRYLFERDGALKVSWK; the protein is encoded by the coding sequence GTGCTTACGTTGTTTTCAAGCAAGAACTGGAGCGGTGCCGGACAGAGGAAGACTCTGTCCGGCATCGCTGCGTTGGCGGTGATGTTGACTGGTGTGCAGGCCTGCAGGGCGCAGAAGCCGTGGCCTTTGTGGGATGCGTATGCGAAGCGATTTCTGGACGACCAGGGGCGGGTGATCGACCGCTCGGCTGGGGACAGGACGACCAGCGAGGGCGAGGCGTATTCGATGTTTTTTTCGCTGGTGGATAACGACCGGCCACGGTTCGATAAGCTGCTGAACTGGACGGTGGCGAACCTGGCGGGTGGGGATCTGACGCTGCGGCTGCCGGCGTGGTCGTGGGGCAAGAACGCAGCGGGTGAGTGGAAGACGATCGACTCGAACTCTGCCGCGGATGCCGATCTCTGGATGGCTTATACGCTGCTGGAGGCTGGACGGCTGTGGAAGGAGCCGCGCTACGAGACGCTGGGGCGATTGATGGCGACACGCATCGCCAAGGAAGAGGTGGTGGTGGTGCCGGAGCTTGGGACGGTGCTGGCGCCGGGGCCGAAGGGCTTTCATCCGGACGATCAGACGTGGCTGGTAAATCCGAGTTATATGCCGCCGCCGGTGCTGGTGGGATTGGCAAAACGTGCGCCGAACGGACCTTGGAAGGCAATCGCAAAGACGCTACCTGCCGTGACGGGTGGTGCGATAAGCCATCAATTTGCGATGGACTGGGTGAGTGCCGGGAGTGCAGGGATACATCCCAGTGCACCGCCTTCGCAGCCGACTACCGGGACGCAACAGACGCAGGCTTCGGGGAGCTATGACGCGATCCGGGTTTACCTTTGGCTGGGGATTGCGGAGCCGGGAACCGCGGGTTTGCACAATCTACTTGGGCGGGTGTCCGGGATGGGCGGCTATCTTGGAACTGCGACTACACCTCCGCTTGAGGTCAGTCCGGAGGGGACTGTGGTTCGTTCGGACGCGCCGGTGGGCTTCTCCGCGGCGATGATTCCGTATCTTTCTTCGATCGGCGCGAAAGCGGCGGCGAAGACGCAGGCGGACCGCCTGGTGGCGACCAAGGATCCGGAGAGCGGACTTTATGGCCGGACGATGGAGTACTACGACCAGAATCTGGCTTTGTTCTCAACCGGATGGAGCGAACATCGGTATCTTTTTGAGCGGGACGGGGCTTTGAAGGTGTCGTGGAAGTAG
- the bcsA gene encoding UDP-forming cellulose synthase catalytic subunit, translating into MTRSPLWREFESGDSFLLKALRFCILFGGICFLIFTGVLELTWPQQAVLGLLTVLLAIWMDRSSSSYLITLTLMLISMYATFRYGFWRVSQVIKFFLDPGNTQWTALDAFFIWLLVGAEAYAFVILFLGYLQTLWPLRRTPVPLPEDPDNWPAVDLLIPTYNEPLSVVRFTALAAMNIDWPADKLNVYILDDGKREEFRQFAQDAGVGYMTRDDNKFAKAGNINRALERLDAPFVAIFDSDHVPTRSFMQVTMGWFLRDRKLGMLQTPHHFYSPDPFERNLDQFRVIPNEGELFYGVVQDGNDFWNATFFCGSCAVLRRTALDEIGGIAVETVTEDAHTSLRMQMNGWNTAYINIPQAAGLATERLSGHVKQRIRWARGMVQILRIENPLFVGGLTIWQRLCYFNAMTHFLYALPRLIFLTAPLIYLIFGHTNVPGYWAAILAYAFPHLMLSSLTNSRIQGQHRHSFWNEIYETVLAPYIFLPTMLALINPKLGSFNVTAKGGVVNKSFFDSRIALPFLVLLGFNVFGVLMAIPRYFHIPYLERVWDGTHPGTIIMNLIWTFFNITILGVATAVAWESQQRRSTVRVAMSVPADVVLADGTIIQGVTADLSSGGVMVTTDRSFTALPGESVKLIFPVLDGDASLPGTIVSADGRSIRAQFDPLNLQEEEALTMVLYSRADTWLGWGEAREADRPLFSLLRIFQLSYHGLSQTIRGLMRNKKSTPKGKFATNVAPLLLFALLAGFSGRHASAQVQSSRYMGVPNSTSATAEVPRPATFGPGAPAPKPVAPGAFDNTFQLADVGVPDTIVLRGVDAYHSVFFSLPQTQVVKTAKMHLRYHFSPGLIPDISHLNVSLNGTLFATLPVKTRPDYVNPNSDLTPSQKVAEQQVLNVTRNENNALLEADLVLPADMLVHSNELTFEFIGHYTFQCEDPSHTTLWSHVDASSTIELAGALLPLSNDLKLLPLPFYDAAVNLHPSIPIVFLSQPSPKALRAAGIVASYFGILTNDHPVRFPVSVGTIPAGNAIVIGESASELPPSLSVNSSSGPTIAMRTNPNDLYAKVLILTGDNADDLVSAAEGLVLQHDMLESDQQRVSFNPKSLADRKPDDAPRWLSTEKNTTLGDITNGGELQGDGSVPVGVYLRVPPDLFYGAQQNLGFHMGYRYNGIPLANESSLQVYMNGAYVSSTPMPHTDKATAVEETIVPIPVIGDMRPFSNSMMMRFVFQIAKKGKCQDTAPLNLQGVIMKDSYLDIKDIPHWAILPNLEIFANAGYPFTRKADLADTAVVLPDTPSVDEVEMFLTFMGHFGAQTGYPVLNVTVTNNDGMKSDHIKDYLVMGTVEDQPALTRLDPLLPVRVDGGGLHIQDTQGFFSPLQHAWWKVRSSDHIQSGQLETAGGLPDALIEGIEWPAGSGKSVVLIALRDHTVVPNFLTVFLKTSQSSDVSQSVSVLHGTKFSSYRIGNDVYRVGSLSLWIRLNLWFSQYSWLDILMVLVICFLMAALIRATLRRRARTRLQGSE; encoded by the coding sequence ATGACCAGGTCACCATTATGGAGAGAGTTTGAGTCCGGGGATAGTTTCCTGCTCAAGGCGCTTCGCTTCTGCATTCTTTTTGGCGGAATCTGCTTTCTGATCTTTACCGGCGTTCTGGAGCTGACATGGCCACAGCAGGCCGTGCTCGGCCTGCTCACGGTGCTGCTGGCGATCTGGATGGATCGCAGTTCAAGCTCGTACCTGATCACGCTGACGCTGATGCTGATCTCGATGTATGCGACGTTCCGGTATGGATTCTGGCGCGTGTCGCAGGTGATCAAGTTCTTCCTCGACCCGGGCAATACGCAGTGGACGGCGCTGGACGCGTTCTTCATCTGGCTGCTGGTGGGCGCGGAGGCCTATGCGTTCGTCATTCTGTTCCTGGGGTATCTGCAGACGCTTTGGCCGCTGCGCCGTACGCCGGTGCCGCTGCCCGAGGACCCGGATAACTGGCCTGCGGTCGACCTGCTGATCCCGACGTATAACGAGCCGCTTTCGGTGGTGCGCTTTACTGCTCTGGCCGCGATGAACATCGACTGGCCTGCCGACAAACTGAACGTCTATATCCTGGACGACGGCAAGCGTGAGGAGTTCCGGCAGTTCGCGCAGGATGCGGGCGTCGGGTACATGACGCGCGACGACAACAAGTTTGCGAAGGCCGGCAATATCAATCGCGCGCTGGAGCGCCTGGATGCGCCGTTTGTGGCGATCTTCGACTCCGACCACGTCCCCACGCGGAGCTTCATGCAGGTGACGATGGGCTGGTTCCTGCGCGATCGCAAGCTGGGTATGCTGCAGACGCCGCACCACTTTTATTCGCCTGACCCGTTTGAGCGGAATCTCGATCAGTTCCGTGTGATTCCGAATGAAGGCGAGTTGTTCTACGGCGTGGTGCAGGACGGCAACGACTTCTGGAATGCGACGTTCTTCTGCGGATCGTGCGCGGTATTGCGGCGGACGGCACTGGATGAGATCGGCGGGATCGCGGTCGAGACGGTGACCGAGGACGCGCACACGTCGCTGCGGATGCAGATGAACGGCTGGAACACGGCCTACATCAACATTCCGCAGGCTGCAGGTCTGGCGACCGAGCGGCTGAGCGGACATGTGAAGCAGCGGATTCGCTGGGCGCGTGGAATGGTGCAGATCCTGAGGATCGAGAACCCACTGTTTGTGGGTGGACTGACGATCTGGCAGAGGCTCTGCTACTTCAACGCGATGACGCACTTTCTGTATGCGCTGCCGCGGCTGATCTTCCTGACGGCTCCGCTGATCTATCTGATCTTCGGCCATACGAACGTCCCGGGCTACTGGGCAGCGATCCTGGCTTATGCGTTCCCGCACCTGATGCTTTCGTCGCTGACGAACTCTCGCATTCAGGGGCAGCATCGGCATTCGTTCTGGAACGAAATCTATGAGACGGTGCTGGCGCCGTACATCTTCCTGCCGACGATGCTGGCGTTGATCAACCCGAAGCTGGGAAGCTTCAACGTGACGGCTAAGGGCGGAGTGGTCAACAAGAGCTTCTTCGACTCGCGCATTGCGCTGCCGTTCCTGGTGCTTCTGGGCTTCAACGTCTTCGGTGTATTGATGGCGATTCCACGCTACTTCCACATCCCGTACCTGGAACGGGTCTGGGATGGAACGCATCCTGGAACGATCATCATGAACTTGATCTGGACGTTCTTCAACATCACGATCCTGGGCGTAGCGACCGCTGTTGCATGGGAGAGCCAGCAGCGCCGCTCGACCGTGCGCGTGGCGATGAGCGTGCCGGCGGACGTGGTGCTGGCGGATGGAACGATCATCCAGGGCGTGACGGCCGATCTTTCGAGCGGCGGCGTGATGGTGACGACAGACCGCAGCTTTACGGCATTGCCGGGCGAGTCCGTGAAGTTGATCTTCCCGGTGCTGGATGGCGATGCGAGCCTGCCGGGGACGATTGTGAGTGCGGACGGCCGGAGTATCCGGGCGCAGTTCGATCCGTTGAATTTGCAGGAGGAAGAGGCGCTGACGATGGTGCTCTACTCCCGTGCCGATACGTGGCTGGGTTGGGGTGAGGCGCGTGAAGCGGATCGTCCGCTGTTCAGCCTGCTCCGTATCTTCCAGCTTTCTTACCATGGACTTTCGCAGACGATCAGGGGTTTGATGAGAAACAAGAAGAGCACTCCGAAGGGCAAGTTCGCCACGAATGTGGCACCCTTGCTCCTGTTTGCGCTGCTGGCCGGATTCAGTGGCCGCCACGCGTCCGCGCAAGTCCAGTCGTCACGTTATATGGGGGTGCCGAACAGCACATCCGCAACCGCCGAGGTGCCTCGGCCGGCTACGTTTGGGCCAGGCGCACCGGCTCCCAAGCCAGTTGCTCCGGGTGCCTTCGACAACACGTTTCAGCTTGCTGATGTAGGGGTGCCGGATACGATCGTGCTGCGCGGCGTGGATGCGTATCACTCCGTATTCTTTTCCCTGCCGCAGACGCAGGTGGTGAAGACGGCGAAGATGCATCTTCGCTATCACTTTTCGCCTGGACTCATTCCTGACATCAGCCATCTGAATGTGAGCTTGAACGGAACGTTGTTCGCGACGCTGCCGGTGAAGACTCGTCCGGACTACGTCAATCCGAACTCGGACCTCACGCCTTCGCAGAAGGTGGCGGAGCAGCAGGTGCTGAACGTGACGCGCAACGAGAACAATGCGCTGCTCGAGGCGGATCTGGTTCTGCCGGCGGACATGCTGGTTCACAGCAATGAGCTGACGTTCGAGTTTATCGGGCACTATACGTTTCAGTGCGAGGATCCCTCACATACGACGCTTTGGAGTCATGTGGATGCTAGCTCCACGATCGAGTTGGCGGGTGCGCTGCTTCCACTGTCCAACGATCTGAAGCTTCTGCCGCTGCCGTTCTATGATGCGGCGGTCAACCTTCATCCGAGCATTCCGATTGTGTTTCTCAGCCAGCCTTCTCCGAAGGCGCTGCGTGCGGCCGGTATCGTGGCTTCCTACTTCGGCATCCTGACCAACGATCATCCGGTGCGGTTTCCGGTGAGCGTGGGCACGATTCCGGCGGGCAATGCGATCGTCATTGGGGAGAGCGCTTCCGAGCTGCCGCCTTCGTTGAGCGTGAACTCGAGTTCAGGGCCGACGATTGCGATGCGCACGAATCCGAATGACCTTTACGCAAAGGTTCTGATTCTGACAGGCGATAACGCGGACGACCTGGTGAGCGCGGCTGAGGGCCTGGTGCTGCAGCATGACATGCTGGAGAGCGATCAACAGCGGGTGTCGTTCAATCCGAAGTCGCTGGCCGACCGCAAGCCGGATGACGCTCCGCGCTGGTTGAGCACGGAGAAGAATACGACGCTGGGCGACATTACCAATGGCGGCGAGCTGCAAGGAGATGGTTCGGTGCCGGTGGGTGTTTACCTGCGGGTTCCGCCGGATCTTTTCTATGGTGCACAGCAGAACCTGGGCTTCCATATGGGATACCGGTATAACGGGATTCCGCTGGCGAACGAGAGCTCGCTGCAGGTTTACATGAATGGGGCCTACGTGAGCTCGACGCCGATGCCGCATACGGATAAGGCTACGGCTGTGGAGGAGACGATCGTTCCGATCCCGGTGATCGGGGATATGCGGCCGTTCTCGAACTCCATGATGATGCGGTTTGTGTTCCAGATTGCGAAGAAGGGTAAGTGCCAGGATACGGCGCCGCTGAACCTTCAGGGCGTGATCATGAAGGACTCCTATCTGGATATCAAAGACATTCCGCATTGGGCGATTCTGCCGAACCTAGAGATCTTTGCCAACGCCGGTTATCCGTTTACGCGGAAGGCCGACCTTGCGGATACGGCTGTAGTTCTGCCGGATACTCCCTCAGTGGATGAGGTAGAGATGTTCCTGACATTCATGGGACACTTTGGCGCACAGACCGGATACCCGGTTCTGAACGTGACCGTGACCAACAACGATGGGATGAAGAGCGACCACATCAAGGACTACCTGGTGATGGGTACGGTGGAAGATCAACCGGCTCTGACAAGGCTCGATCCGTTGCTGCCGGTGCGCGTCGATGGCGGCGGTCTGCATATCCAGGACACACAGGGCTTCTTCTCTCCGCTGCAGCATGCGTGGTGGAAGGTGCGGAGCTCGGATCATATCCAGTCTGGTCAGTTGGAGACTGCTGGCGGATTGCCGGATGCTCTGATCGAGGGCATCGAGTGGCCCGCCGGGTCCGGCAAGTCTGTCGTGCTGATCGCGCTGCGCGACCACACAGTAGTGCCGAACTTCCTGACGGTCTTCCTGAAGACTTCGCAGTCTTCGGATGTATCGCAGTCGGTCAGCGTGCTGCATGGAACGAAGTTCTCTTCGTACCGGATCGGCAACGACGTCTATCGCGTGGGTTCGCTCTCGCTGTGGATTCGTCTGAACCTTTGGTTCTCTCAGTACTCCTGGCTCGATATCCTGATGGTGCTCGTGATCTGCTTCCTGATGGCGGCGCTGATTCGTGCGACGCTTCGGCGGCGTGCGAGGACGCGGTTGCAGGGAAGCGAGTAA